Proteins encoded by one window of Moorella humiferrea:
- the pstS gene encoding phosphate ABC transporter substrate-binding protein PstS has product MAKKSKRVIVLVMALALLMLVTACGKSGETGKGPVGSSDGKAQTVALNGAGASFPYPLYSKWIAEYNKVAPNVNIDYQSIGSGGGIKGITEETLDFAGSDAPMTDEQMRKAPGQIFHIPTVMGAVVITYNLDGVNSGLKLTPEVISGIFLGKIKKWNDPALTSLNPDVKLPDKDITVVHRSDGSGTTNIFTDYLSSISAEWKEKVGKGTAVEWPVGIGAKGNEGVAGTVKQTPGGIGYVELAYAVQNQLPYAFIKNQAGKFVEPTLDTTTAAAAGAAANMPEDMRVSIVNAPGENSYPIAGYTYLLVYKDQKDKDKGTELVKFLWWAIHDGEKYAKDLLYAPLPENVVKLAEAKIKQINYQGQPLYK; this is encoded by the coding sequence GTGGCGAAGAAAAGCAAGCGGGTAATTGTGCTGGTAATGGCGCTGGCGTTGCTGATGTTGGTAACCGCTTGCGGCAAGAGCGGTGAAACCGGCAAAGGGCCGGTGGGTAGCAGCGACGGCAAGGCTCAAACCGTAGCCTTAAATGGTGCCGGCGCTTCTTTCCCTTACCCCCTTTACAGCAAATGGATCGCCGAATATAACAAAGTAGCTCCTAATGTAAACATTGATTACCAATCCATTGGCAGCGGCGGCGGCATCAAGGGTATAACAGAGGAAACGTTGGATTTTGCCGGCAGCGACGCCCCGATGACAGATGAGCAAATGCGCAAAGCGCCAGGGCAGATTTTCCACATTCCCACGGTTATGGGCGCCGTGGTAATCACCTATAATCTCGACGGCGTTAATTCAGGCCTCAAGTTGACGCCGGAAGTAATAAGCGGCATCTTCCTGGGTAAAATTAAGAAGTGGAACGACCCTGCCCTTACTTCTTTAAACCCCGACGTAAAACTTCCGGATAAAGACATAACCGTCGTCCACCGTTCCGACGGCAGTGGCACCACCAATATTTTCACCGATTACCTGAGCAGCATTAGTGCGGAATGGAAAGAAAAAGTAGGTAAAGGTACTGCCGTCGAATGGCCTGTTGGCATTGGCGCCAAGGGCAATGAAGGCGTGGCCGGTACAGTCAAGCAGACGCCGGGCGGTATTGGCTATGTAGAGCTTGCCTATGCCGTCCAGAACCAGCTGCCTTACGCTTTCATTAAAAATCAGGCCGGTAAATTTGTGGAGCCCACCCTGGATACCACGACTGCGGCTGCTGCCGGTGCCGCCGCCAATATGCCTGAAGATATGCGGGTTTCCATCGTCAACGCCCCAGGCGAAAATTCCTATCCGATTGCCGGATACACTTACCTGTTGGTATATAAAGATCAGAAGGACAAAGACAAAGGCACGGAATTGGTCAAATTCTTGTGGTGGGCCATTCACGACGGTGAAAAATATGCCAAAGATCTACTTTATGCCCCCCTGCCCGAAAATGTAGTAAAATTGGCCGAAGCCAAGATCAAACAAATTAACTACCAGGGGCAACCCCTTTATAAATAA
- a CDS encoding alkaline phosphatase has product MPFCGPRVTRSCYQKLFSLVLVVTLLAAVFLPLMPAEAAATAKNVIILVGDGMGASHTTLARWYKGGPLALDEMVSGAVRTYSAESLITDSAPAATAFATGYKSNDKFIGIAAASVTVPGAASLNAGDQYRPLATVLEGAKLLGKATGLVATSNLQHATPAAFSSHWHSRSNYEEIGKQQVYEQIDVAFGGGKKYLLPKEQGGTRKDGLNLLDELKNMGYTIVSNTQELLQTKASKVWGLFADDAMAYDFDRDPAKEPSLAQMTRKAIEILSQDPDGFFLFVEGSEIDWASHANDPVGVISETLAFDAAVKEALDFAKKDGQTLVVAFTDHGNGGMSIGNKASDNTYSKLSFEQVIEPLRKARLTGQGVEARLNADRSNIVEVMARYYGISDLTEEEIAAIRQAKPGSLNYVIGPMISKRAYIGWTTNGHTGEDVFLYSYGPGKLTGTVENAEIGRKVAAAMGLDLTWLNKELFIPVRQAFKDAAITWDNSNPNLPKVIIERGGKRAELPVGTNLMLINGQKHYLPGVIVYSEPKGVTYVPRAATELLN; this is encoded by the coding sequence ATGCCCTTTTGCGGCCCACGGGTTACTCGTAGTTGTTACCAAAAATTGTTTTCCTTGGTCCTGGTAGTTACCTTGCTTGCTGCTGTTTTCCTGCCCCTGATGCCGGCTGAAGCAGCGGCAACGGCCAAAAACGTCATTATCCTGGTTGGGGACGGCATGGGTGCCAGCCATACGACCCTGGCCCGCTGGTACAAGGGTGGTCCCCTGGCCCTTGATGAGATGGTCAGCGGCGCGGTCCGTACTTATTCAGCGGAATCTCTTATAACCGACTCCGCCCCGGCAGCCACAGCCTTTGCCACCGGCTATAAGTCAAACGACAAATTTATCGGTATTGCCGCCGCTAGTGTTACCGTCCCGGGAGCGGCCTCCCTCAACGCCGGCGACCAGTACAGGCCCCTGGCTACCGTTCTTGAGGGAGCCAAACTCCTGGGCAAAGCGACAGGTTTAGTTGCCACCTCCAACCTGCAGCATGCCACACCGGCAGCCTTCTCTTCCCACTGGCACAGCCGCAGTAATTACGAAGAAATTGGGAAACAGCAGGTTTACGAACAGATAGATGTTGCTTTTGGTGGCGGTAAAAAGTACCTTTTACCTAAAGAGCAGGGCGGTACACGCAAAGATGGTTTAAACTTGTTAGATGAGCTGAAAAATATGGGTTACACCATTGTCAGCAATACCCAGGAACTCCTACAAACTAAGGCCTCTAAGGTGTGGGGCCTCTTTGCCGACGATGCCATGGCCTATGACTTTGACCGCGACCCGGCTAAAGAGCCCAGCCTGGCGCAGATGACCCGCAAGGCAATCGAAATTTTGTCCCAGGATCCCGACGGTTTCTTCCTATTTGTTGAAGGGAGTGAAATCGACTGGGCCTCCCATGCCAATGATCCTGTAGGCGTCATCAGCGAAACCCTGGCCTTTGATGCCGCCGTGAAGGAAGCTCTGGACTTTGCCAAAAAAGACGGCCAGACCCTGGTGGTGGCCTTTACCGACCACGGTAACGGCGGGATGAGTATTGGTAATAAAGCCAGCGATAATACCTATTCCAAGCTCAGCTTTGAGCAGGTCATCGAACCCCTGCGTAAAGCCCGCCTGACTGGCCAGGGAGTGGAGGCCAGGCTGAATGCCGACCGGAGCAATATTGTGGAAGTCATGGCCCGGTATTACGGGATAAGTGATCTAACAGAAGAAGAGATTGCTGCCATCCGCCAGGCGAAGCCCGGTTCTTTGAACTACGTAATCGGCCCTATGATCAGCAAGAGGGCCTATATCGGGTGGACTACCAATGGCCATACCGGCGAAGATGTCTTCCTCTACTCCTACGGGCCGGGGAAATTAACCGGTACGGTTGAAAACGCAGAAATCGGCCGGAAAGTGGCCGCAGCCATGGGGCTGGATCTAACCTGGCTGAACAAAGAATTATTCATACCGGTGCGCCAGGCCTTTAAAGATGCCGCCATTACCTGGGACAACAGCAACCCCAACCTGCCCAAAGTAATAATTGAGAGGGGCGGGAAAAGGGCCGAGTTGCCGGTAGGAACGAACCTGATGCTCATTAATGGCCAGAAGCATTACCTGCCGGGGGTGATAGTTTATAGTGAGCCGAAAGGCGTTACCTATGTCCCCAGGGCGGCAACGGAACTGTTAAACTAG
- a CDS encoding metallophosphoesterase family protein: protein MFRLLHLADLHLGYHVALPSPLKEEVCRERNGILKKAVDLALDPRMAIDMVVIAGDLFDNHRPEATFVEETIRELARLEAAGIRVVTVPGNHDEITYNDAVYRREAGRWPGILVNAPMPASVAEFTIKGYTCRLVAMAYTGGVTRIDGPLKDFPPAGEGEISLAVFHGSLDWDGGERSLPLDGAALAAAGYDYIALGHIHRGGERRLGKTLACYAGMVAGRGFADPGTGSWTIVTLGDGPARVEGIPAPTRPWQVITVDVTGMGGMEELEAEIKENLTADAITQVRLVGHVGFELDLEVLRVRLEHICSYLELADETEGWAPEVLDKLAAEPTIRGLFVRRLREKLSHAASPQEAETVNRALMYGLAALKGGGGSCLR, encoded by the coding sequence TTGTTCAGGTTGCTGCACCTGGCGGACTTACATCTAGGTTACCATGTGGCCCTTCCTTCCCCCCTTAAGGAAGAAGTCTGCCGGGAGCGCAATGGGATTTTGAAGAAAGCCGTGGACCTGGCCCTGGACCCCAGAATGGCCATCGATATGGTGGTCATCGCCGGGGATTTATTTGACAACCACCGTCCGGAGGCCACCTTTGTGGAAGAAACCATACGGGAATTGGCCCGGCTGGAGGCCGCCGGCATCCGGGTGGTGACAGTGCCGGGAAACCACGACGAGATTACATATAACGACGCGGTTTACCGCCGCGAGGCCGGGCGCTGGCCGGGAATTTTGGTGAATGCGCCCATGCCGGCATCAGTTGCCGAATTTACCATTAAAGGTTATACCTGTCGCCTGGTGGCCATGGCCTATACGGGCGGGGTCACCCGCATCGACGGCCCGTTAAAAGACTTCCCGCCGGCAGGAGAAGGGGAGATAAGCCTGGCCGTTTTCCACGGCTCCCTGGATTGGGACGGGGGCGAAAGGAGCCTGCCCCTGGATGGTGCCGCCCTGGCGGCCGCGGGGTACGATTATATAGCCCTGGGCCACATCCACCGAGGGGGTGAGCGGCGGCTGGGCAAAACCCTCGCCTGTTATGCCGGGATGGTGGCCGGCAGGGGCTTTGCCGATCCCGGCACGGGCTCCTGGACCATAGTAACCTTAGGCGACGGCCCGGCGCGGGTGGAGGGGATACCGGCTCCGACGCGGCCCTGGCAGGTGATAACGGTCGACGTGACGGGTATGGGCGGGATGGAGGAGCTGGAAGCAGAGATAAAAGAAAACTTGACCGCAGATGCCATAACCCAGGTTCGCCTTGTCGGGCATGTGGGTTTTGAATTGGATCTGGAAGTCTTGCGGGTCCGTCTGGAACATATTTGTTCGTACCTGGAACTGGCGGATGAAACTGAAGGATGGGCGCCGGAGGTACTGGACAAACTGGCGGCAGAGCCCACCATCAGGGGCCTTTTCGTCCGCCGCCTGCGGGAAAAGCTTTCCCATGCGGCTTCACCCCAGGAGGCGGAGACGGTAAACCGGGCCCTCATGTACGGCCTGGCGGCCTTGAAGGGGGGCGGCGGGTCATGCCTGCGGTAA
- the pstS gene encoding phosphate ABC transporter substrate-binding protein PstS yields the protein MLVTACGKSGETGKGPAGSSDGKAQSVALNGAGASFPYPLYSKWIAEYRKVTPSVAIDYQSIGSGGGIKGITEQTVDFAGSDAPMTDEQLAKAPGQIFHIPTVMGAVVITYNLEGVKTGLKLTPEVISDIFLGKIKKWNDNAISSLNPDVKLPDKDITVVHRSDGSGTTNIFTDYLSNVSKEWKEKVGKGTAVEWPVGIGAKGNEGVAGTVKQTPGGIGYVELAYAVQNQLPYAFIKNQAGKFVEPTLDTTTAAAAGAAANMPEDMRVSIVNAPGENSYPIAGYTYLLVYKDQKDKDKGTELVKFLWWAIHDGEKFAKDLLYAPLPDNVVKLAEAKIKQINYKGEPLYK from the coding sequence ATGTTAGTAACCGCTTGCGGCAAGAGCGGTGAAACCGGCAAAGGGCCGGCGGGGAGCAGCGACGGCAAGGCTCAAAGCGTAGCCTTGAATGGTGCCGGCGCGTCTTTTCCCTATCCCCTTTACAGCAAGTGGATTGCCGAGTATCGCAAGGTGACTCCCAGTGTAGCTATCGACTACCAATCCATTGGTAGCGGTGGTGGTATCAAAGGTATCACCGAGCAGACAGTAGATTTTGCCGGCAGTGATGCCCCTATGACGGATGAACAGCTGGCCAAGGCCCCGGGACAGATCTTCCACATTCCCACGGTTATGGGTGCCGTCGTAATTACTTACAACCTGGAAGGCGTTAAGACAGGCCTCAAGCTTACCCCGGAGGTCATCAGTGACATCTTTCTGGGTAAAATTAAGAAGTGGAACGACAACGCCATCAGTTCTTTGAACCCGGATGTAAAGCTCCCTGATAAGGACATCACCGTTGTTCACCGTTCCGATGGCAGCGGTACCACCAACATTTTCACTGATTACCTGAGCAACGTCAGCAAGGAATGGAAAGAAAAGGTAGGTAAAGGTACTGCCGTCGAATGGCCTGTTGGCATTGGTGCCAAGGGTAATGAAGGCGTGGCCGGTACAGTCAAGCAGACGCCGGGTGGTATTGGCTATGTAGAGCTTGCCTATGCCGTCCAGAACCAGCTGCCTTACGCTTTCATTAAAAATCAGGCCGGTAAATTTGTGGAGCCCACCCTGGATACCACGACTGCGGCTGCTGCCGGTGCCGCCGCCAATATGCCTGAAGATATGCGGGTTTCCATCGTCAATGCTCCCGGTGAAAACTCCTATCCAATTGCCGGATACACCTACCTGCTGGTGTATAAAGACCAGAAGGATAAGGACAAGGGTACGGAACTGGTTAAATTCCTGTGGTGGGCTATTCATGATGGGGAAAAGTTTGCCAAAGACCTGCTCTATGCGCCGCTTCCCGATAACGTCGTAAAACTGGCGGAAGCCAAGATCAAGCAGATCAATTACAAGGGTGAACCTCTTTATAAGTAA
- the pstC gene encoding phosphate ABC transporter permease subunit PstC — protein sequence MPNHKNRQVGDGFFHGLTLLAALVMLGVVIIIALQLVKGSQPAYARFGLGFIMGSRWDPVHGQFGSLPLIYGTIVSSLIALLIAVPLSLGIAVYLAELAPSRLRGPVSFLVELLAAIPSVVYGLWGIFVLVPWIRTTVEPLLHRFLGWLPFFQGNFYGFGMLAAGVILAIMIIPTIAAVSREVLLAVPNTQREAMLALGATRWETIKMAVLPYGRSGLLGAVILGLGRAVGETMAVTMVIGNRPQISPSVFELGQTIASIIANEFSEAFDDLHLAALVMAGLVLFTVTLLLNVVARLLVWRTARIAGGAGKE from the coding sequence ATGCCGAACCATAAAAATCGCCAGGTAGGCGATGGCTTCTTTCACGGCCTCACCTTGCTAGCGGCCCTGGTGATGCTGGGTGTGGTGATAATCATCGCCCTCCAGCTAGTTAAAGGATCCCAACCGGCTTATGCCCGCTTCGGCCTTGGCTTTATTATGGGTTCCCGCTGGGATCCGGTCCACGGCCAATTTGGGTCCCTGCCCTTAATTTATGGGACCATTGTATCGTCCCTCATAGCTCTGCTTATCGCCGTACCCCTAAGTCTGGGGATCGCCGTTTATCTGGCCGAACTGGCACCTTCCAGGCTACGGGGGCCGGTTTCCTTTCTGGTAGAGCTGCTGGCGGCCATTCCAAGTGTTGTCTACGGCCTGTGGGGAATATTCGTTTTGGTGCCGTGGATCCGGACGACCGTGGAACCTCTTTTACACCGTTTTCTTGGCTGGCTGCCCTTCTTTCAGGGTAATTTTTACGGGTTCGGCATGCTGGCGGCCGGCGTTATCCTGGCCATTATGATTATTCCTACCATCGCCGCCGTTTCCCGGGAAGTACTGCTGGCAGTCCCTAATACCCAGCGGGAAGCCATGCTGGCCTTGGGCGCCACCCGCTGGGAAACTATAAAAATGGCCGTTCTGCCCTACGGCCGTTCTGGCCTGTTGGGAGCAGTCATCCTCGGCCTGGGCCGGGCGGTGGGAGAGACCATGGCCGTGACCATGGTCATCGGCAACCGGCCCCAGATTTCTCCGTCGGTATTTGAGTTGGGCCAGACTATTGCCAGCATTATTGCCAATGAGTTCAGCGAGGCCTTCGACGATCTGCATCTGGCGGCTCTAGTGATGGCCGGGCTAGTCCTTTTCACCGTTACCCTGCTGTTAAACGTCGTCGCTCGCTTGCTGGTGTGGCGGACGGCCAGGATAGCGGGAGGCGCGGGTAAAGAATGA
- a CDS encoding response regulator, with translation MTRILVVDDEVAIQELVRYNLERSGFEVLTAPDGPTALAKAEQTLPDLIILDLMLPGIDGLEVCRRLKANKATAAIPIIILSAKNDELDKILGLELGADDYVTKPFSPRELLARVKVCLRRLILPEGMDQPRLQVGPFLMEVQEYRFYIANTAIKLAPKEFELMHYFLLNVGKVLRRELLLQKIWGYDYCADTRTVDVHVHHLREKIEPDPANPIYIETIRRVGYRFREIVD, from the coding sequence ATGACTAGAATTCTAGTGGTGGATGATGAAGTGGCGATTCAGGAACTGGTACGCTATAACCTGGAACGATCGGGGTTTGAAGTACTGACGGCCCCGGATGGGCCTACAGCCCTGGCGAAAGCCGAACAAACGCTACCGGATCTCATTATCCTGGACTTGATGCTACCGGGTATCGACGGCCTGGAAGTATGTCGCCGTCTTAAGGCCAACAAGGCAACGGCAGCTATACCCATAATTATCCTGTCAGCTAAAAATGATGAATTGGATAAGATCCTGGGACTGGAACTGGGGGCCGATGATTATGTTACTAAACCCTTTAGCCCCCGGGAGTTATTGGCCCGGGTTAAGGTATGCTTACGGCGGTTGATTTTACCGGAGGGCATGGACCAGCCCCGGCTGCAAGTAGGACCCTTCTTAATGGAGGTTCAGGAATATCGCTTTTACATAGCCAATACAGCTATTAAATTAGCACCTAAGGAATTTGAATTGATGCATTACTTTCTCCTTAATGTAGGTAAAGTACTGCGCCGAGAGCTGTTACTGCAAAAAATTTGGGGTTACGATTACTGTGCAGATACCCGGACGGTAGATGTCCACGTCCACCACTTGCGGGAAAAAATAGAGCCGGATCCGGCCAACCCCATCTATATAGAAACCATTCGCCGGGTAGGGTATCGTTTCCGGGAAATTGTTGATTAA
- the pstB gene encoding phosphate ABC transporter ATP-binding protein PstB, translating into MKVCMKIEDFNAWYGQNHVVKDVNLEVYTNQITAIIGPSGCGKSTFIRCLNRLHELIPGARTKGRVFLDGEDIYGANVDAADLRRRVGMVFQKPNPFPTMSIFDNVAVGLRLHGIPSGTTVEEVVERCLKMVGLWKEVKDRLHVSGAGLSGGQQQRLCIARALAVEPEVLLMDEPCSALDPVSTLKIEELVKELKEKYTIVMVTHNMHQAARVADYTAFFLEGRLIEYGATADIFTNPKDRRTEEYITGRFG; encoded by the coding sequence ATGAAGGTATGCATGAAGATAGAGGATTTCAATGCCTGGTACGGTCAAAACCATGTAGTAAAGGACGTCAACCTGGAAGTGTACACCAACCAGATAACGGCCATCATCGGACCGTCCGGGTGCGGCAAATCTACCTTCATACGCTGCCTGAACCGGCTGCATGAATTGATCCCGGGCGCCCGGACAAAGGGCCGGGTGTTCCTTGACGGCGAAGATATATACGGTGCCAATGTGGATGCAGCCGACCTGCGCCGCCGGGTAGGCATGGTCTTTCAAAAGCCCAATCCCTTTCCTACCATGTCAATTTTCGACAACGTGGCCGTCGGCCTGCGCCTTCACGGTATACCCTCCGGGACCACCGTGGAAGAGGTGGTGGAGAGGTGCCTGAAAATGGTGGGGCTGTGGAAGGAAGTAAAAGACCGCCTGCATGTATCGGGGGCGGGTCTCTCAGGGGGCCAGCAGCAGCGCCTGTGCATCGCCCGGGCCCTGGCCGTGGAACCGGAAGTTTTGCTCATGGACGAGCCCTGTTCGGCCCTTGACCCGGTATCGACATTAAAAATAGAAGAGCTGGTAAAAGAATTGAAGGAAAAGTACACCATCGTCATGGTCACCCACAACATGCACCAGGCCGCCAGGGTGGCCGACTACACCGCCTTCTTTTTAGAAGGGCGGCTGATCGAGTACGGCGCCACTGCCGACATTTTTACCAATCCAAAGGACCGGCGCACCGAGGAGTATATTACCGGGCGTTTTGGCTAA
- the pstA gene encoding phosphate ABC transporter permease PstA encodes MSGGRNYRRKFMNTLMFVLAMGATAVALVPLASILMYVVAKGLTALNWDFFTQLPRPVGQPGGGLGNAIIGTIILVVAASFIGIPVGILAGIYLAEFGRGRLAGLVRFICDVMTGIPSIIVGIVVYGTMVLAMKRFSALAGAVALAVIMLPLVTRTTEEMLRLVPNSLREASLALGATRWRTTLSIVLRSAMGGIITGSLLAVARIAGETAPLLFTALNSRYWPTGLLDRIASLPVYIYTYATTPYEEMHRLAWGAALVLVAMVMLTSIAARMAGRRFGGGGRQ; translated from the coding sequence ATGAGCGGGGGAAGAAATTACCGTCGGAAATTTATGAACACCCTGATGTTTGTCCTGGCCATGGGGGCAACTGCAGTAGCCCTCGTTCCCCTGGCTAGTATTTTAATGTATGTAGTGGCCAAGGGCCTGACGGCCCTTAACTGGGACTTTTTTACCCAGCTCCCTAGACCCGTGGGACAGCCCGGGGGCGGGTTGGGCAACGCCATCATCGGCACCATTATTTTAGTTGTAGCGGCTTCCTTTATCGGCATACCTGTGGGGATTCTCGCAGGCATATATTTGGCGGAGTTCGGCCGGGGCCGCTTAGCCGGTCTGGTCCGGTTTATCTGCGACGTCATGACCGGTATCCCTTCTATAATTGTCGGTATCGTTGTCTACGGCACCATGGTCCTGGCCATGAAACGTTTTTCGGCCCTGGCCGGGGCCGTGGCATTGGCCGTCATTATGCTGCCCCTGGTCACCCGCACGACGGAGGAAATGCTGCGCCTGGTTCCCAACAGCCTGCGCGAAGCCTCCCTCGCCCTGGGGGCTACCAGGTGGCGCACCACCTTAAGCATCGTGCTGCGCAGTGCCATGGGAGGAATCATTACGGGTTCCCTTCTGGCCGTGGCGCGGATCGCCGGGGAAACGGCGCCCCTGCTCTTTACGGCTTTGAACAGCCGCTACTGGCCTACCGGCCTTTTGGATCGCATTGCTTCCCTGCCGGTATATATTTACACCTATGCCACGACGCCTTATGAAGAGATGCACCGCCTGGCCTGGGGCGCGGCCCTGGTGCTGGTAGCCATGGTTATGCTTACAAGCATCGCCGCCCGAATGGCAGGCCGCCGGTTCGGCGGAGGGGGACGTCAGTGA